The Coffea arabica cultivar ET-39 chromosome 1e, Coffea Arabica ET-39 HiFi, whole genome shotgun sequence genome has a window encoding:
- the LOC113693578 gene encoding uncharacterized protein, whose translation MNGVSDDAIRLRLFPFSLRDKAKMWLHSHAPNIFTTWDDLSRAFLNKYFPPGKTAKLRMDITGFSQMEGESLYEAWERFRDLLLKCPHHGLPEWLIIQTFYNGLSFSTKTIIDAAAGGALMACCSFCGGEHDINECVDSEQVQFVNNYNRNAPNNPYSNTYNPGWRNHPNFGWKDQGNQQRPTNPPGFQPRQSQAETKPNWEIAVEKLAKVTSDRFERVEGRLDQLAGMYKNLEVQIGQIANVINNRNPGELPSKIEVNPREHVNAIILRSGKTVEGFDFENSGGEKDKKQAIEGEQESQNDHVIIDIDALHPKLNSNVIPLPHRLKKDGQDREFEKFFKMFKQLHINIPFIDAITQIRSYARFLKDIMSKKRKIVDNEMIALTEECSALIKNKLPPKLKDTGSFSIPCTIGQLHFSNALCDLGASVSLMPLSVARRLGLQELKATNITLQLADRSITRPMGILENVLIKVRQSIIPVDFVVLDIEEDVRMPIILGRPFLATARTIIDVEKGKLILRVNGEELEFNLDNKEGNIEPTALVSNMPYDEKVNQERTEEVKFINVLENGEKLSQFRKDKQNPLQGEVEPLYDKSNIPPWHLRKLDYEDQCMVHHMVDWLGSFDPWGENLSLML comes from the exons atgaatggagttagtgatgatgctataaggTTACGgttgttcccattttcattaAGAGATAAGGCAAAAATGTGGTTACACTCTCATGCTCCTAACATTTTTACCACATGGGATGATTTATCAAGGGCATTTTTGAATAAGTATTTTCCACCTGGTAAGACTGCTAAGCTAAGAATGGATATCACTGGTTTTAGTCAAATGGAAGGAGAATCATTATATGAAgcatgggaaaggtttagagatttgTTACTGAAATGTCCACACCATGGACTACCCGAATGGCTGATTATACAAACCTTTTATAATGGTTTATCTTTCTCCACTAAAACTATTATTGATGCAGCCgcaggtggagctttaatgg CTTGTTGCTCTTTCTGTGGAGGTGAACATGATAttaatgagtgtgttgattctgagcaggtacaatttgtcaataattacaacCGAAATGCTCCAAATAATCCCTACTCGAATACTTACAATCCggggtggagaaatcatccaaactttggatggaaAGATCAAGGCAATCAACAAAGGCCAACCAATCCGCCGGGATTTCAACCAAGGCAATCACAGGCTGAAACTAAACCAAATTGGGAGATCGCGGTGGAAAAACTTGCTAAGGTGACTTCGGATAGATTCGAGCGAGTTGAGGGGCGGTTGGACCAATTAGCTGGGATGTACAAAAACTTGGAGgttcaaattggtcaaattgccaATGTGATCAACAATAGAAACCCTGGTGAATTACCAAGTAAAATCGAAGTGAATCCAAGAGAGCATGTCAATGCAATCATTCTTAGAAGCGGTAAAACGGTTGAGGGATTCGATTTTGAAAATTCAGGTGGTGAAAAAGACAAGAAGCAAGCAATTGAAGGGGAGCAAGAAAGTCAAAATGATCATGTTATCATTGATATTGATGCACTTCATCCCAAATTAAATTCTAATGTGATACCTCTTCCTCACAGGTTGAAGAAAGATGGACAGGATCGGGAGTTtgaaaagttcttcaaaatgtttaaacaattgcacattaacattcctttcaTTGATGCTATAACACAGATTCGCTCTTATGCACGTTTCTTGAAAGACATCATgtcaaagaagaggaaaattgtAGATAATGAGATGATAGCATTAACGGAAGAGTGTAGTGCATTGATTAAGAATAAACTCCCTCCTAAATTGAAAGATACGGGAAGTTTTTCTATTCCTTGCACTATTGgtcaattgcatttttctaatgCTTTATGTGATTTAGGTGCAAGTGTGTCACTTATGCCGTTATCGGTTGCCCGGAGATTGGGACTTCAAGAGCTAAAAGCTACCAATATTACATTGCAATTGGCGGATCGGTCAATCACACGTCCCATGGGTATTTTGGAAAATGTGCTCATAAAGGTAAGACAATCTATAATACCTGTGGATTTTGTTGTCTTAGATATTGAAGAAGATGTGAGAatgccaattattctaggacGACCGTTTTTAGCCACTGCACGAACTATAATTGATGTAGAAAAAGGTAAGCTTATATTACGGGTTAATGGTGAGGAATTGGAATTCAATTTGGATAATAAAGAAGGGAATATAGAGCCTACTGCTCTTGTTTCTAATATGCCATATGATGAAAAGGTTAACCAAGAAAGGACCGAAGaagttaaatttataaatgttctTG aaaatggtgaaaagtTGAGCCAATTCAGAAAAGACAAGCAAAATCCACTCCAAGGTGAAGTTGAGCCTCTCTATGACAAGTCTAATATTCCTCCTTGGCATTTGAGGAAATTGGACTATGAAGATCAATGCATGGTTCACCACATGGTGGATTGGCTCGGGAGTTTCGACCCATGGGGAGAAAATCTCTCTCTAATGCTCTAA